GTATGACAATAATAAAGGCAATACGCTTCCCGTTAGATGAAATGAATAAGTAATCCTTaagaaaaagaacaatataGCAATAAGAAACACGTTATGAGTGAAACTATAAATGGCAAGAAAGgaaataattatgataaataGTAAAATCAAGAGGAAAAAGGTTAGTATGTCGTGTTTATTTGTGTTACAAGACTAAGACCAAGAAGAGAACCACGTCCTCAACGTGGGTAACCTCGCAGGAGGATCCTACTATTAGAAATTACCCACTTTGAGTGAGAATCCCAGAATAGGCCTTcccttctccccaccgccagaccattccctctcttacctctaacccatgacccaccactcctgtattggctgggtacaggttggtggtaCCTGGGCCTTGTGCGTGCTCTACTTTCGTGTATGTCCAAAACTTGTCTgctgctcatgcgtttgccatGGACTGGAGGGTTGCCTGTGTATTATGCTGCTCATTCTTAACCTCTTGTGGCGTAAACTATTTTTTGATCCTTCATTCTTTATAGCTTGCTTCCCTCTAGGGCTGGGTCTTGCTTGATTGTGGATTTTCCCTCTTTTAGTCCACTTTTTGTTCCTTCCGTTGGCTTGCGAGTGTTCCTGCCATGCCATTCTGTTATTCCAACTGCAATGCTATTTGATCCCTGCTTGTTGGGCCTCTTTCAGGCCTATTGTATGCTCTTCCCTCAATTAGTTACAATGTCCCAATATTGTCATTGGGTTTATAGTCATGTTACTTTGTGCTTTCTTGACTCATTACATTACTTGTGGACTCCTTTGGTCAATTTCTTCCTTGTTAGGCATCCTCGACCCATTTTCTTTCCTTGGGCGTCCTCGGCCCATTTCCAACTCTACATTCCCATGGGTTTTTACTAACTCTTTTGGGTTTTCCTAGCCCGATTACTAtatccttcatccttggggtTCATGGACTTTCCATCAACCCCttactttcttacttcattacttcAGGTCTGCTGTGatccattctcacttttctacatcacatAATACCCATGAGTTTACTGCTTTTTCCTTTGGGCTCCTAAAGGCCCATTTGCTTTTCCCAAGGCCCATTTGTTTACTTTATGGGCCTAAGATCCATCATTCCTGCCATTCGGGCTTGATGGGTTTCTTCTCTCAACCCACTAACTCTCTTCTTGCCCATCTAGTTGGGCTTCTTCTTGCTGTTGGGCTTTttccaaaatgagcatcaataGGGTGATAagtgtaatttttaaaaaatgatatcattatAAATGTAGTATTTATGACTTTAAACCTTTGACCAATAAAAGATAGGGCGAAGCTTTTGTCTAGTGCTCCAATGCACTAAATAGAACACAATGTAAACATAAGACCAAATTTGAACATGTGTTTGAATTGTGTTGGGTCCACTAGACTAGAGCATTAGATCTAAGCTAAACCCTAAATAATGACTGGTATTATAAAACCTAGTACTTAGTAACAACATCATTAGCTAGTTACTTCGCTTACTCAAGCAACAATACGACACcacaatttgaaatatatatatatatatatatctatttgaGGTAGTAGATTGTGATTAAGAAAACAACACTTTTATATGGGACTACTATTGACATAATTTATTATACATAACTTACAATGTGCCACctaaataattatgaaaaaaaaaaaaatcatggaattTGTTGTATCCATGCTCATACACTTTTTATAAGTTACTCAAAAGTTTTATACGGTTCAattcattaaaagaaaagaataaaataaaaaatttaatattgctCCAAAGGGCTTGACATGGCAGTATAGTGTCCTACTACTATCCCATTGTGTCTTTCACAAAGTATATATGagcttaaaattttgaaattgcaTTGAGCTCACATGGTCAATGCTCTTCCAACACAACAACGTTGGGTTATCCCAGTTAATTTCCCGCCATTTCCTTTCAAAGCCACACTTTTTCTCAAGCCTCTCTAGCACTAGCAGCCCCAGGCTGAGTAAGACATCATGCATTCAATACCTGAAGAGCTGCGGATCCATGACCCATCTCAAGCAAATCCAGACCCAGATCTTCCGGGTCGGGCTCCACCAAAACCACGACACCCTTAACAAGCTCATGGTCTTTTGCACAGATCCATATCTTGGGAACTTGCACTACGCTGAGAAAATCTTCAATTATATTCAAAACCCGAGCTTGTTCATATACAACGTGTTGATCAAAGCATTTGCAAAGAAGGGTAGCTTTAGAAAAGCCATTTGGGTCTTTGGGCAATTGAGAAATCATGGTCTTTGGCCCGATAATTTTACGTACCCATATGTTTTCAAGGCGATTGGGTGCTTAGGTGAGGCTTGGGAGGGTGGTAAGGTTCATGGGTTTGTGTTGAAGACTGGGCTTGAGTTTGATACCTATGTTTGTAACTCGCTTATGGACATGTATGCCGAACTGGGCAAGGTTGAGAATTTCAAGAAGCTGTTCGATGAAATGCCTGAGAGAGACAGGGTGTCTTGGAACGTTATGATTTCGGGCTATGTTAGGCGTAGGAGGTTTGAGGATGCTGTGAATGTTTTCCAGCAAATGCGAAGGGAGAGCAATGAGAAGCCTGATGAAGCCACAGTTGTAAGCACTCTGTCAGCTTGCACAGCATTGAAAAATTTGGAGCTTGGTAAGAAAATTCACGGTTATGTTGCAAATGAGCTTGGATTTACTACTGTCATTGGGAATGCTTTGTTAGACATGTATGCTAAGTGTGGCTGTTTAAGTGTAGCCCGGCAAATTTTTGATGAGATGCATACAAAGAATGTGATTTGTTGGACCAGTATGGTGTCTGGGTATGTGAACTGTGGTGAGCTGGATGAAGCTAGAGAGTTGTTTGAGAAGAGTCCCACTCGGGATATAGTTCTTTGGACAGCTATGATCAATGGGTATGTGCAGTTTAACCGTTTTGATGAGGCAGTGGCTCTATTTCGAGACATGCAAATTAGAAGGGTTAAACCAGATAAATTCATTGTGGTTGCTCTCCTCACAGGTTGTGCTCAGTTGGGAGCTCTAGAGCAAGGAAAATGGGTTCATGGATACATAGATGAGAATAGAATTTCGGTGGATACAGTTGTTGGCACTGCTCTTATAGAAATGTATGCAAAATGTGGGTGTGTTGAGAAGTCTTTGGAAATTTTCTATGAGTTAAAGGAAAAAGATACAGCCTCTTGGACTTCAATCATTTGTGCGCTTGCCATGAATGGTAAGACAAGCAAAGCACTTGAGTTGTTCTTAGAGATGAAACAAGCTGGAGTCTCACCTGATGATATCACATTTATTGGTGTTTTAAGCGCTTGTGGTCATGGAGGTTTGGTTGAGGAAGGCCGCCAGTTTTTTAATTCTATGACAAAGCAGTACAAGATTGAGCCGAAACTAGAACACTATGGGTGTCTGATTGACCTTCTTGGTCGAGCTGGAAAGTTGGACGAAGCAGAGAAATTGATAGAAGAAGTCCCTAAAGAAAATAATGAGATTGTAGTTCCACTTTACGGCTCTTTGCTTAGTGCTTGTAGAATCTATGGCAATGTTGAGATGGGTGAACGGGTGGCTGATCGGCTGGTGAAAATTGAGTCAAGTGATTCCAGTATTCATACACTCCTTGCCAATATTTATGCTTCTGCTGACAGATGGGAAGATGTAACAAAAGtgagaaggaaaatgaaagaTCTTGGAGTCAAAAAGGTGCCTGGATGTAGTTCAATTGAGGTTAATGGGATTGTCCATGAGTTTGTTGTTGGAGATCCGTCTCATTCAGAAATTAGAGAAATATTTTCTATGTTAGATAGAATGGCAAGACCTTTGTTGGATTCAGAAGAGAGTGAGATTGAAAGAGAAATCCTGGTTCCAGTTTGTTAGTGAGGAACAAAGCTGCATTTTCAGAATTTTGGAAGCCACAGTGGAACTatgaaaaaaagttttaagaCAATTTGTAGTTTGCTCAACAATTAACATTATTTATTGTTCAGCCACCGGCGAAGAGTGGGTCCAATATATCTCAGGTTAGAGAGGTTCCAAGTGATCATCAAAGACCCATAGCTGGAGAAGAAGTGAGTCAACATGGTTGAATTGTCTTGGTGATTGGATTTCTCAAATGAAAATGGGAAATTCTAAAGGTGTGGTACAGATGCTTAGTCTTAACAACTTGTCAGGACTCGTGACCAGAGTCTGTCATTATTCATATGGATATAAAAAGAATCCATTTATGTTAATAATTACATCTATACATCAAGAGGAAAGGTTCTGACAAGACACTAGTGTATTCATTATAGAAACCCTGCTCTACTTACCAGATTTTTGGTCATGTTGGCTTTGGGTCTATTCATATTGATGTCAATAGttcatcaaattttgtttaCTTGAACTACTACAGGGGTGAGAAATTTTTCTGTAGTTTTATTCATACTACAATATTATCTCTTCTACAATTTTGTTTGCAGAATAACTTCAATATCTAAGCAAAAAAGTGTGATTGGATCAGATATTTTGGTTCCCATGTATAGagaatttgtttttcaaattgCTTGCTCTCCATAAAGTCCAATATTTTAAGcataaaacaaaaccaaaatactGCAATGTTCTCCATAAAAACCATCCTCGGTGCATTAATGGTTGAACCATTAATGGATATGTGATTTTGATTCCAGCAAATGATATAATAATGATTTGATTATTGTGCTACAGCAAAGTATGGACTTGGTGTGCAGTTAAACAGTTTTTGTGTTTATGCATAAATGGTGCTGGATTTAGCAGGAGCATCTTCTCCATTTGCAGGATGTCCTACAATGCAAATACTGACAGAGTCTACGTATTGAGAGTAGAGGGAGAGAAACATGGCCATTTTTCATGTTGTAAAGGAtgggaaattatttttttagtaggaTGAGGGGTAAAGAAGAGAGGGAAATGGAATGGTGCTGCTTTCATTTGTAAAAATCAGGAAGGGAGAAGGTTGATGATGGGCTGTTTTATTGGGACTGTAAAGCTGAAACAGGAAGCTATATGAAAAGCGATTAGAGAGGCATTGCTGGCTGCTTAGGATAAGGAATTCCCAGAAATAATTTTGGTAGCAGACAAGGAATTAGTTAATCTTGTGCAGGGTTAGAAGCAAGCAGATTGGAGACTGAGGAGTATTTTACTATTTTGCAGGATATGGAGGCATTGAGTAGCTTTACTAATGTCTGGTTCAAGCACTTTGGAAGAAGAATAGTTCAGGAGGTAGACCAGCTGGCTATGGTAGTTGTAAATTTGACTTGGGACTGTATGTAGCTTATTGGATTAGAGTTGATATAGTAGTATTTGTAGTAGGGTGTTGATTCAGTTGTATCTTAGTTTGGATCTATTTGTAGTTTGTTGTATTGCTGGTGTAATATTCCTTGTTAATTAACTGTGAATGCCTGGTTATAAGCTgcgaaaaaatattatttatttcccgcactataaattaaacaaaactcTAATCAATCAATCCatgatatattgatatataatacttatatataataatgaccATCAGTCATTAGCATGATTAACATGAAAAACATTAAGTCACTTGCATGGCCGTCATTAGCATTAAGAGAGTATTAGTAGGCCCACTAATACATAGCTTGAAATTTTATCATAACCGCCAAAACTTTGGGGTGTCTAATTATCTAGAAC
This genomic stretch from Castanea sativa cultivar Marrone di Chiusa Pesio chromosome 1, ASM4071231v1 harbors:
- the LOC142612790 gene encoding pentatricopeptide repeat-containing protein At1g31430-like produces the protein MLFQHNNVGLSQLISRHFLSKPHFFSSLSSTSSPRLSKTSCIQYLKSCGSMTHLKQIQTQIFRVGLHQNHDTLNKLMVFCTDPYLGNLHYAEKIFNYIQNPSLFIYNVLIKAFAKKGSFRKAIWVFGQLRNHGLWPDNFTYPYVFKAIGCLGEAWEGGKVHGFVLKTGLEFDTYVCNSLMDMYAELGKVENFKKLFDEMPERDRVSWNVMISGYVRRRRFEDAVNVFQQMRRESNEKPDEATVVSTLSACTALKNLELGKKIHGYVANELGFTTVIGNALLDMYAKCGCLSVARQIFDEMHTKNVICWTSMVSGYVNCGELDEARELFEKSPTRDIVLWTAMINGYVQFNRFDEAVALFRDMQIRRVKPDKFIVVALLTGCAQLGALEQGKWVHGYIDENRISVDTVVGTALIEMYAKCGCVEKSLEIFYELKEKDTASWTSIICALAMNGKTSKALELFLEMKQAGVSPDDITFIGVLSACGHGGLVEEGRQFFNSMTKQYKIEPKLEHYGCLIDLLGRAGKLDEAEKLIEEVPKENNEIVVPLYGSLLSACRIYGNVEMGERVADRLVKIESSDSSIHTLLANIYASADRWEDVTKVRRKMKDLGVKKVPGCSSIEVNGIVHEFVVGDPSHSEIREIFSMLDRMARPLLDSEESEIEREILVPVC